A part of Melittangium boletus DSM 14713 genomic DNA contains:
- a CDS encoding ArsR/SmtB family transcription factor → MAENKIFQALADPSRRAIFESLTRGEAAVKDLTARFDISQPAVSQHLATLKDAGLVNGRREGRCVYYRVEPRGMKPLIDWIAHYRAFWTEHIDRLERLLEEMD, encoded by the coding sequence GTGGCCGAAAACAAGATCTTCCAGGCACTGGCGGACCCCAGCCGCCGGGCGATCTTCGAGTCGCTCACGCGGGGCGAAGCGGCGGTGAAGGACCTCACGGCGCGCTTCGACATCTCTCAGCCGGCGGTCTCGCAGCACCTCGCCACGTTGAAAGACGCCGGCCTGGTGAACGGCCGGCGCGAGGGGCGCTGTGTCTACTACCGGGTGGAGCCGCGCGGGATGAAGCCACTCATCGACTGGATCGCGCACTACCGCGCCTTCTGGACGGAGCACATCGATCGCCTCGAGCGACTGCTGGAGGAAATGGATTGA
- a CDS encoding DUF5953 family protein produces MGAPAGALEPPLDRWRCLPLARPRAGKLLRLPRREAWLTQARPTGRGFRLICNGDESYRVTVSGWESPAGLSPEGQAQFEFHA; encoded by the coding sequence ATGGGTGCTCCCGCCGGGGCCTTGGAGCCACCTTTGGACAGATGGCGCTGTCTGCCATTGGCCCGGCCGAGAGCGGGGAAGCTGCTCCGGCTACCGCGGCGTGAGGCATGGCTTACCCAAGCGAGGCCGACCGGAAGGGGGTTTCGGCTCATTTGCAATGGTGACGAGAGCTACCGGGTAACGGTTTCTGGGTGGGAAAGCCCGGCGGGGCTCTCCCCGGAAGGGCAGGCACAGTTTGAATTCCATGCCTGA
- a CDS encoding glycoside hydrolase family 13 protein has product MNPEETNMPPADTSLIPWWKDAVVYQIYPRSFQDSDGDGVGDLRGILRRLDYLKRLGVDVLWLSPIFASPNDDNGYDISNYRAIMPEFGTMADFEELLREAHARGLKIMLDLVVNHTSDEHPWFIESRSSPQSDKRDYYVWRKGVDGQPPNHWQSFFSGSVWEKDAASGEYYLHLFSRKQPDLNWENPTVRREVYDMMRFWLDKGVDGWRMDTINMLSKPQDFPEGRPIPGTRLTEGQPLFLNGPRIHEFIQEMHREVLAHYDVMTVGETPGVSPAEGALYCGAGRGELNMVFHFEHVFLGDDTAERGKWSNPPLALPDIKRVLARWQTGLHGRGWNSLYWDNHDQPRAVSRFGNDREFRVESAKMLCTVLLFMQGTPYIYQGQELGMTNVSFESLDHYKDIETRNAYKVLREEHGWDDARILAAVYARGRDNARTPMHWSSAPHAGFTEGTPWIALNPNYPDINAEAAEADPHSVWHHYRAVIALRKALPVVRDGTFTLLDAEHPTVFAYVREDAHTRLLVLGHFHGGSQTCRVPAAFVDGEVLSNNHPVLEGAGTEELRLLPYQAVVLRAPTRTGVSRPE; this is encoded by the coding sequence GTGAACCCCGAGGAGACGAACATGCCGCCCGCCGACACATCCCTCATCCCCTGGTGGAAGGACGCCGTCGTCTATCAAATCTATCCCCGCAGCTTTCAGGACAGCGATGGCGACGGGGTGGGGGACCTGCGCGGCATCCTCCGGCGGCTCGACTACCTCAAGCGCCTGGGCGTGGACGTGCTCTGGCTCTCGCCCATCTTCGCCTCGCCCAACGACGACAACGGCTACGACATCTCCAACTACCGCGCCATCATGCCCGAGTTCGGCACCATGGCCGACTTCGAGGAGCTGCTGCGCGAGGCCCACGCCCGGGGCCTGAAGATCATGCTCGACCTGGTCGTCAACCACACCAGCGACGAGCACCCCTGGTTCATCGAGTCGCGCTCCAGCCCCCAGTCGGACAAGCGCGACTACTACGTCTGGAGGAAGGGCGTGGACGGCCAGCCGCCCAACCACTGGCAGTCCTTCTTCAGCGGCTCCGTCTGGGAGAAGGACGCGGCCAGCGGCGAGTACTACCTGCACCTGTTCAGCCGCAAGCAGCCGGACCTGAACTGGGAGAACCCCACCGTGAGGCGCGAGGTGTACGACATGATGCGCTTCTGGCTCGACAAGGGCGTGGATGGCTGGCGCATGGACACCATCAACATGCTCAGCAAGCCCCAGGACTTCCCCGAGGGCCGGCCCATCCCCGGCACGCGGCTCACCGAGGGCCAGCCGCTGTTCCTCAATGGCCCGCGCATCCACGAGTTCATCCAGGAGATGCACCGCGAGGTGCTCGCGCACTACGACGTGATGACGGTGGGCGAGACGCCCGGGGTGTCTCCCGCCGAGGGCGCCCTGTACTGCGGCGCCGGGCGCGGCGAGCTCAACATGGTCTTCCACTTCGAGCACGTGTTCCTCGGCGATGACACCGCCGAGCGCGGCAAGTGGAGCAACCCCCCCCTGGCCCTGCCGGACATCAAGCGCGTGCTGGCGCGCTGGCAGACGGGCCTGCACGGGCGCGGGTGGAACAGCCTGTACTGGGACAACCACGATCAGCCCCGCGCCGTGTCCCGCTTCGGCAATGATCGCGAGTTCCGCGTGGAGAGCGCGAAGATGCTCTGCACCGTGCTGCTGTTCATGCAGGGCACGCCCTACATCTACCAGGGCCAGGAGCTCGGGATGACGAACGTGTCCTTCGAGAGCCTGGACCACTACAAGGACATCGAGACGCGCAACGCCTACAAGGTGCTGCGCGAGGAGCACGGCTGGGACGACGCGCGCATCCTCGCGGCCGTGTATGCCCGGGGCCGGGACAACGCGCGCACGCCCATGCACTGGTCAAGTGCTCCCCACGCGGGCTTCACCGAGGGCACGCCGTGGATCGCCCTCAACCCCAACTACCCGGACATCAACGCCGAGGCGGCCGAGGCGGATCCGCACTCCGTCTGGCACCACTACCGGGCCGTCATCGCGCTGCGCAAGGCGCTGCCCGTCGTGCGCGATGGCACCTTCACGCTCCTGGACGCCGAGCATCCCACCGTCTTCGCCTACGTGCGCGAGGACGCCCACACCCGCCTGCTCGTGCTCGGGCACTTCCACGGCGGGTCCCAGACGTGCCGCGTTCCCGCCGCGTTCGTGGACGGGGAGGTGCTCAGCAACAACCACCCGGTCCTGGAGGGCGCGGGCACGGAGGAACTGAGGCTGTTGCCCTACCAGGCGGTGGTGCTCCGGGCGCCCACGCGGACCGGAGTTTCGCGCCCGGAGTGA
- a CDS encoding DUF5953 family protein has product MPEIPHRLGWLNYWSAAAAEAIGFPDPVRDADLLARSRRTATGGWVVQLTDAPLDLDNLAHLDALKRAYERFPEIGGRSIP; this is encoded by the coding sequence ATGCCTGAGATTCCGCATCGCCTGGGGTGGCTGAACTACTGGTCGGCCGCGGCTGCGGAGGCCATCGGCTTTCCGGACCCTGTCCGCGATGCGGACCTGCTCGCGCGCTCACGGCGTACCGCGACGGGCGGGTGGGTCGTGCAACTCACCGATGCGCCGCTCGACTTGGACAACCTCGCCCACCTGGACGCGCTCAAGCGGGCCTACGAACGCTTCCCGGAGATTGGCGGGCGCTCCATCCCTTGA
- a CDS encoding ATP-binding cassette domain-containing protein, with protein sequence MASSNPHPADSHDLIRVQGARENNLKDVSVEIPKRRLTVFTGVSGSGKSSLVFGTIAAQSQRLINETYSTFVQGFMPTLARPEVDVLEGLTPAIIVDQERMGANSRSTVGTATDANAMLRVLFSRLGKPYIGSSNAFSFNVPSVRGAGQISVEKGEGKTEKREFTLTGGMCPRCEGMGSVSDIDLSQLYDDSKSLNEGAITIPGYTVDGWQVRIFSASGFLDPDKPIRKYTQKERQDFLYKEPTKVKVESMNLTYEGLVPRIQKSFLSKDVDSMQPHIRAFVERAVTFTACPECGGTRLSEAARSSKIKGINIADACAMQINDLARWVRELNEPSVAPLLATLRETLDSFVEIGLGYLSLDRPSGTLSGGEAQRTKMIRHLGSSLTDVTYVFDEPTVGLHPHDIQRMNDLLLRLRDKGNTVLVVEHKPETIAIADHIVDLGPRAGTAGGEVVFEGTVEGLRASGTLTGRHLNDRVALKPSVRKPSGVMKVRGARTHNLRGVDVDIPLGVLVVVTGVAGSGKSSLIHGSVCNQAGVVSVDQTPIRGSRRSNPATYTDLLEPIRKAFAKANGVKPALFSANSEGACPTCSGAGVIYTDLAMMAGVTTICEDCEGRRFQAAVLKYRLGGLNIAEVLDLPVQEAVGFFNAGEARTPAAHAILKRMADVGIGYLRLGQPLTTLSGGERQRLKLATHMGADGGVYVLDEPTTGLHLADLEQLLGLLDRLVDSGKSVIVIEHHQAVMAHADWIIDLGPGAGHDGGRIVFEGTPAHLVAAGSTLTGEHLAAFVGGRPAARGRTSAVPVEAGDAARTEDGDRGGARRRRR encoded by the coding sequence ATGGCCTCTTCCAATCCACACCCCGCGGACAGCCACGACCTGATCCGCGTCCAGGGCGCTCGCGAGAACAACCTGAAGGACGTCAGCGTCGAGATCCCCAAGCGGCGGCTGACGGTGTTCACCGGCGTCTCCGGCTCGGGCAAGTCGTCGCTGGTGTTCGGCACCATCGCGGCGCAGTCGCAGCGGTTGATCAACGAGACCTACAGCACGTTCGTGCAGGGATTCATGCCGACACTGGCTCGGCCCGAGGTCGACGTCCTGGAAGGACTGACGCCCGCGATCATCGTCGATCAGGAGCGCATGGGTGCCAACTCCCGGTCGACGGTCGGCACCGCGACGGACGCCAACGCGATGCTGCGGGTGCTGTTCAGCCGCCTCGGCAAGCCGTACATCGGCTCGTCCAACGCCTTCTCCTTCAACGTCCCGTCGGTCCGCGGGGCCGGTCAGATCTCGGTCGAGAAGGGCGAGGGCAAGACCGAGAAGCGCGAATTCACCCTCACCGGCGGCATGTGCCCGCGATGCGAGGGCATGGGCTCGGTCTCCGACATCGACCTGTCCCAGTTGTACGACGACAGCAAGTCGCTCAACGAGGGGGCGATCACGATCCCCGGCTACACGGTCGACGGCTGGCAGGTGCGCATCTTCTCGGCCTCGGGCTTCCTCGACCCGGACAAGCCGATCCGGAAGTACACCCAGAAAGAGCGCCAGGACTTCCTCTACAAGGAACCGACCAAGGTGAAGGTCGAGAGCATGAACCTCACCTACGAGGGCCTCGTCCCGCGCATCCAGAAGTCGTTCCTGTCCAAGGACGTCGACTCGATGCAGCCGCACATCCGCGCCTTCGTGGAGCGCGCGGTCACCTTCACCGCCTGTCCCGAGTGCGGTGGCACCCGGCTCAGCGAGGCCGCCCGGTCCTCCAAGATCAAGGGGATCAACATCGCCGACGCCTGCGCGATGCAGATCAACGACCTGGCCAGATGGGTGCGGGAGCTGAACGAGCCGTCCGTCGCGCCCCTGCTGGCGACGCTGCGGGAGACGCTCGACTCGTTCGTGGAGATCGGGTTGGGCTACCTCAGCCTCGACCGGCCATCCGGCACGCTGTCGGGGGGTGAGGCGCAGCGGACCAAGATGATCCGCCACCTCGGGTCGTCGCTCACCGACGTGACCTACGTCTTCGACGAGCCGACGGTGGGGCTGCACCCCCACGACATCCAGCGGATGAATGACCTGCTGCTGCGGCTGCGCGACAAGGGCAACACCGTCCTCGTGGTCGAGCACAAGCCGGAGACGATCGCGATCGCCGACCACATCGTGGACCTCGGCCCCCGCGCTGGCACCGCCGGCGGCGAGGTGGTCTTCGAGGGCACCGTGGAGGGGTTGCGCGCCAGCGGCACGCTCACCGGGCGTCACCTGAATGACCGGGTCGCCCTGAAGCCGTCGGTGCGCAAGCCGTCGGGGGTGATGAAGGTGCGTGGCGCCCGCACGCACAACCTGCGGGGCGTCGACGTCGACATCCCGCTCGGCGTGCTGGTGGTGGTGACCGGCGTGGCGGGGTCGGGCAAGAGCTCGCTGATCCACGGCTCGGTGTGTAACCAGGCCGGGGTGGTGTCGGTCGACCAGACCCCGATCCGGGGCTCGAGGCGGAGCAACCCAGCGACGTACACCGATCTGCTGGAGCCGATCCGCAAGGCGTTCGCGAAGGCCAACGGGGTGAAGCCCGCCCTGTTCAGCGCCAACTCCGAGGGCGCCTGTCCGACCTGCTCCGGCGCCGGGGTGATCTACACCGACCTGGCGATGATGGCCGGCGTCACCACGATCTGCGAGGACTGCGAGGGCCGACGCTTCCAGGCGGCGGTGCTGAAATACCGGCTCGGCGGGCTCAACATCGCCGAGGTGCTCGACCTGCCCGTCCAAGAGGCGGTCGGCTTCTTCAACGCCGGCGAGGCGCGTACGCCGGCCGCGCACGCGATCCTGAAACGCATGGCCGACGTGGGGATCGGCTACCTGCGGCTCGGCCAACCGCTCACCACGCTGTCGGGTGGAGAGCGGCAGCGGCTCAAGCTCGCGACGCACATGGGGGCCGACGGCGGCGTCTACGTGCTCGACGAGCCGACCACCGGGCTGCACCTGGCCGACCTCGAGCAGCTGCTCGGGCTGCTGGACCGGCTGGTCGACTCCGGCAAGTCGGTCATCGTGATCGAGCACCACCAGGCGGTGATGGCGCACGCCGACTGGATCATCGATCTCGGGCCGGGCGCGGGCCACGACGGAGGGCGGATCGTGTTCGAAGGCACCCCGGCCCACCTGGTGGCGGCGGGGTCGACGCTGACCGGCGAGCACCTGGCGGCATTCGTCGGCGGCCGTCCCGCGGCCCGAGGCCGTACCTCCGCCGTCCCCGTCGAAGCCGGCGACGCCGCCCGCACTGAAGACGGAGACCGAGGTGGCGCCCGCCGTCGACGTCGATGA
- the uvsE gene encoding UV DNA damage repair endonuclease UvsE, translated as MREGTSTYRLGYVANCLSIGVGASHTCRLAGATPERLTALIEQNLAELEQILLFNEAHRIELFRIGSSLIPFGSHPVNTLRWWRTHARDFDRLAHIARRSRQRLSLHPSPAAASLTSVHQRVRDAALAELRYAARVLDLLGQGPESRVVLHLGGAAPSRPEALDNAHRLLDSMEPELRDRLVLEHDDKVWTARETLALARAHGLPMLADNLHNTIEPSEPVMPLEELLRESAASWRALDLRPKFHLASQEPGGRPGAHSVRIDPADFRAVVAALDGPADLMLEAKDKDLALFELRRSALAQHPNDRLSPS; from the coding sequence GTGCGTGAAGGAACCTCGACCTACCGGCTGGGATATGTCGCCAACTGCCTCTCGATTGGCGTGGGCGCGAGCCATACGTGCCGGCTCGCGGGCGCCACACCCGAGCGATTGACCGCGCTCATCGAGCAGAACCTCGCCGAGCTGGAGCAGATCCTCCTCTTCAACGAGGCCCATCGAATCGAGCTGTTCCGCATCGGCTCGTCGCTCATTCCCTTCGGCTCGCACCCTGTCAACACACTGCGCTGGTGGCGCACCCATGCCCGCGATTTCGATCGGCTGGCACACATCGCCCGGCGCTCGCGCCAACGGCTCTCCCTGCATCCATCGCCCGCGGCGGCCTCGCTCACGTCCGTGCATCAACGCGTGCGTGACGCCGCGCTCGCCGAGCTGCGCTACGCGGCCCGGGTGCTCGACCTGCTCGGCCAGGGCCCCGAATCGCGGGTGGTGCTCCACCTCGGGGGCGCCGCCCCCAGCCGCCCCGAGGCGCTCGACAACGCCCACCGCCTGCTGGATTCCATGGAGCCGGAGCTGAGGGATCGGCTCGTGCTCGAGCACGACGACAAGGTGTGGACCGCGCGCGAGACGCTCGCGCTGGCCCGCGCCCATGGGCTGCCCATGCTCGCGGACAACCTCCACAACACCATCGAGCCCTCGGAGCCGGTGATGCCGCTGGAGGAGCTGTTGCGTGAGTCCGCGGCCTCGTGGCGCGCGCTCGACCTGCGGCCCAAATTCCACCTGGCGAGCCAGGAGCCCGGAGGCCGTCCAGGCGCGCACTCGGTCCGGATCGATCCCGCGGACTTCCGCGCCGTGGTGGCCGCCCTGGATGGGCCGGCCGACCTCATGCTCGAGGCGAAGGACAAGGACCTCGCGCTCTTCGAGCTGCGCCGCTCGGCGCTCGCGCAACACCCGAACGACCGGCTCAGTCCTTCTTGA
- a CDS encoding EF-hand domain-containing protein, producing the protein MTTDLQVKKFSYVFKWFDQNGDGWITQDDIEKMAKLFTALADEADQKNKSAMSQGFMNWWNLLLEAREDKASEKIGKQEFIRIMDAVVIAPKNFEIAVGNIVEGLLGALDRDGNGSLSKEEYVRMYDELGIPPTTSTEAFRRLDRDSDGEISRAEFHQALFEYYLSADPNAPGNWLLGPMDVLK; encoded by the coding sequence GTGACAACGGATTTGCAGGTCAAGAAGTTCAGCTACGTGTTCAAGTGGTTCGACCAGAATGGCGATGGATGGATCACCCAGGACGACATCGAGAAAATGGCCAAGCTGTTCACCGCGCTGGCGGATGAGGCTGATCAGAAGAACAAGAGTGCGATGAGTCAGGGTTTCATGAACTGGTGGAACCTCCTGCTGGAGGCCCGTGAGGACAAGGCGAGCGAGAAGATCGGGAAGCAGGAGTTCATCCGCATCATGGATGCTGTCGTGATCGCCCCGAAGAATTTCGAGATTGCCGTGGGCAACATCGTCGAAGGGTTGCTGGGCGCTCTTGACCGCGACGGCAATGGCAGCCTCTCGAAGGAAGAGTACGTGAGGATGTACGACGAGCTTGGAATCCCCCCGACCACCTCCACCGAGGCCTTCAGGCGGCTCGACCGGGACAGCGATGGCGAGATCAGTCGTGCGGAGTTCCATCAAGCCCTCTTCGAATACTACCTGAGTGCGGACCCGAACGCTCCCGGCAACTGGCTGCTGGGTCCCATGGATGTACTCAAGTAA